A genomic window from Terriglobia bacterium includes:
- a CDS encoding CBS domain-containing protein, with protein sequence MSGEYHVRDIMSGAPVTIESSARLLDAALLLRSASIRHLLVVDGETLVGILSDRDLQRYAPSRLVSITEKEYNAVFENTLVGRVMTPNPRSIAPTATLLEAIALFQEMHHGCLPVVDGEHLVGILTRWDLVEAFRQVLNGELVGRKG encoded by the coding sequence ATGAGCGGGGAGTACCACGTTCGGGACATCATGAGCGGCGCGCCGGTGACCATTGAGTCATCCGCGAGATTGCTGGATGCCGCGCTACTGCTGCGTTCTGCGTCGATCCGTCATCTCCTGGTGGTGGACGGGGAAACGCTGGTGGGAATTTTGTCCGATCGTGATCTGCAGCGCTATGCGCCGTCGCGGCTGGTGTCCATCACCGAGAAGGAGTACAACGCGGTCTTTGAAAATACGCTGGTGGGCCGGGTCATGACGCCGAATCCCCGCAGCATCGCCCCGACGGCCACGCTGCTGGAAGCCATTGCTTTGTTCCAAGAGATGCATCATGGATGCTTGCCGGTAGTAGACGGAGAGCACCTGGTGGGAATTCTTACGCGCTGGGATCTGGTCGAGGCGTTCCGTCAGGTGCTGAACGGCGAACTCGTGGGGCGCAAGGGCTGA
- a CDS encoding MFS transporter, giving the protein MSSSTTPNPPSERWLNRTVLGVGLTSLFSDWSHEIATAILPAFLASIGAGPAWLGVIEGVADGLSSFTKLAAGHFTDKLKHRKPLGAIGYAITTLATASFALATHAAHVLFGRATAWFGRGIRTPARKALLAADVPPAAYGRAFGFERLLDTTGAIVGPLTALWLLERTGHSYHTVFLWTLLPGVAAVACFWLLVRERPIAFRSQQSFWSGLVALPAPFRRFLAGVGVFGAGDFSHTMLILYAARQLASVHGVARAASLAVALYTLHNVFYAASAYFSGWLSDHVRQRKFVLAGGYALAGLTALLLCLGAHNLWLLGGVFALAGIYVGTEEALEDSLAAELVPREQHGMAFGTLAAVNAVGDFLSSVVVGFLWSAVNVQTAFTTSAILFFAGALLILRLREPQ; this is encoded by the coding sequence ATGTCCTCCTCCACCACACCCAATCCCCCGTCCGAGCGCTGGCTCAACCGTACCGTCCTCGGCGTCGGGCTCACCAGCCTGTTCAGCGACTGGAGCCACGAAATCGCCACCGCCATACTGCCCGCGTTCCTGGCCTCCATCGGCGCGGGCCCCGCGTGGCTGGGCGTGATCGAAGGCGTCGCCGACGGCCTTTCCAGCTTCACCAAACTCGCCGCCGGCCACTTTACCGACAAGCTCAAACACCGCAAGCCGCTCGGCGCCATCGGCTACGCCATTACCACGCTGGCCACGGCCTCGTTCGCGCTCGCCACGCATGCCGCGCACGTCCTCTTCGGCCGCGCCACCGCCTGGTTCGGTCGCGGCATCCGCACCCCCGCGCGCAAAGCCCTGCTCGCCGCCGACGTGCCCCCCGCGGCCTACGGCCGCGCCTTCGGCTTCGAGCGCCTCCTGGACACCACCGGCGCCATCGTTGGCCCGCTCACGGCGCTGTGGCTCCTCGAGCGCACGGGACATTCCTACCACACCGTTTTTCTCTGGACGCTGCTGCCGGGCGTGGCCGCCGTCGCCTGCTTCTGGCTGCTGGTGCGCGAGCGCCCCATCGCCTTCCGCTCGCAGCAATCTTTCTGGAGCGGCCTGGTGGCCCTGCCCGCACCCTTCCGGCGCTTCCTCGCGGGCGTGGGCGTCTTCGGCGCCGGAGACTTCTCGCATACGATGCTGATTCTCTACGCCGCGCGCCAGCTGGCTTCGGTGCACGGGGTGGCCCGCGCCGCCAGCCTGGCCGTGGCGCTCTACACCCTGCACAATGTTTTCTACGCCGCCTCGGCCTACTTCAGCGGCTGGCTCAGCGACCACGTCCGGCAGCGCAAGTTCGTCCTCGCCGGCGGCTACGCCCTGGCCGGCCTCACCGCCCTCCTGCTCTGCCTCGGGGCGCACAATCTCTGGCTGCTCGGGGGAGTTTTCGCTCTCGCCGGCATCTACGTCGGCACCGAAGAGGCCCTCGAGGATTCCCTAGCCGCCGAGCTCGTGCCCCGCGAACAGCACGGCATGGCCTTCGGAACACTTGCCGCGGTCAACGCGGTCGGCGATTTCCTCTCCAGCGTCGTGGTCGGCTTCCTTTGGAGCGCCGTCAACGTCCAGACCGCCTTCACCACCTCCGCCATCCTCTTTTTCGCCGGCGCCCTGCTCATCCTCCGCCTGCGCGAGCCGCAGTAG
- a CDS encoding ribonuclease H-like domain-containing protein, translated as MSGMDKFARLAALKPARAAAARPATLRAPEDADELAQLLGASVAKNRFGDHLAVRNWFSTPEFADPSPVALEILSRTRDESASRRTRAAIADPSQWLFLDTETTGLAGGTGTYAFLVGLAWWDAGGLQTEQFFLRDFSEEHSLLHELAARLAERPVLVTFNGKSFDWPLLESRFTMTRAIPAPRLAAHLDLLHPARALWKLRLGSVRLIELERHVLDAPRLGWRREDDVPSALIPQFYFDYLRGGPAAPLVSVARHNQMDLRGLAALFGKINTLLSTESHQDPDIHSLDLFGLSRYLDRRGEVARAHTVCERALECGLPAEFRPQAHRDLAVRARRRGDHAAAAALWKQLLADPRDALHACEQLAIYYERRAKDPARAMEYARLGLKKAQLAQAQAPHAWTASAIVLRAARMQEKFQQRLARLEHQMQIQLGAAPPPLLTRSKSAAGPAGRPRAR; from the coding sequence GTGAGCGGCATGGACAAATTCGCGCGCCTCGCCGCGCTGAAACCCGCGCGCGCGGCAGCCGCGCGTCCGGCAACGCTGCGCGCTCCCGAAGACGCCGACGAACTCGCGCAGCTTCTCGGGGCCTCTGTGGCCAAGAACCGTTTCGGCGACCACCTCGCCGTGCGCAACTGGTTCTCCACGCCTGAATTCGCCGATCCCTCGCCCGTGGCGCTCGAAATCCTATCCCGCACTCGCGATGAATCCGCCAGTCGCCGCACCCGCGCTGCCATCGCGGACCCCTCGCAATGGCTCTTCCTCGATACCGAAACCACTGGCCTCGCCGGCGGCACCGGCACCTACGCCTTCCTCGTGGGCCTCGCCTGGTGGGATGCTGGCGGCCTGCAGACCGAGCAGTTCTTCCTGCGCGACTTCAGCGAGGAGCACTCCCTGCTCCACGAGCTCGCGGCGCGCCTCGCCGAGCGGCCCGTGTTGGTCACCTTCAACGGCAAGAGCTTCGACTGGCCGCTGCTGGAAAGCCGCTTCACCATGACCCGGGCCATCCCCGCGCCGCGCCTCGCCGCGCACCTCGACCTGCTGCATCCCGCGCGCGCCCTGTGGAAGCTGCGCCTCGGCTCGGTGCGCCTGATCGAGCTGGAGCGCCACGTCCTGGACGCCCCGCGCCTCGGCTGGCGCCGCGAAGACGACGTCCCCTCCGCACTCATCCCGCAGTTCTACTTCGATTACCTGCGCGGAGGCCCCGCCGCCCCGCTCGTATCCGTCGCCCGCCACAACCAAATGGACCTGCGCGGCCTCGCCGCCCTGTTCGGGAAAATCAACACGCTGCTCTCGACGGAAAGCCACCAGGATCCGGACATCCACAGCCTCGACCTCTTCGGCCTTTCCCGCTACCTCGACCGGCGCGGCGAAGTCGCCCGCGCACACACCGTCTGCGAACGCGCCCTCGAATGCGGCCTCCCCGCCGAATTTCGCCCGCAGGCCCACCGCGATCTCGCCGTCCGCGCGCGGCGCCGCGGTGACCACGCCGCTGCCGCCGCCCTCTGGAAGCAGTTGCTCGCCGATCCGCGCGATGCCCTCCACGCCTGCGAACAGCTCGCCATCTATTACGAGCGCCGCGCCAAAGACCCGGCTCGCGCCATGGAATATGCCCGCCTCGGCCTCAAGAAAGCGCAGCTCGCCCAGGCCCAGGCGCCCCACGCGTGGACCGCTTCCGCTATCGTGCTCCGCGCCGCGCGTATGCAGGAAAAATTCCAGCAACGCCTTGCCCGGCTCGAGCATCAAATGCAGATTCAGCTTGGTGCCGCGCCTCCGCCGCTCCTCACGCGCTCGAAGAGCGCAGCGGGCCCGGCTGGACGCCCGCGGGCCCGCTGA
- a CDS encoding SpoIIE family protein phosphatase gives MATAEHTYLRAELEKRRERLQSAVHSAHRDASLSQLLTDVDAALARMDHGIFGVCESCKGTIDPERILSDPLCRVCLSCLTKDEQRALENDLTLAGNIQRALLPGKDFAAPGWRIGYHYEPAGPVSGDYCDLIATPAGLLFLLGDVSGKGVAASMLMSHLHATFRSLAGANLALERMVEAANRLFCESTLASHYATLVVGRASSDGAVEFVSAGHPPVLHVRADGVTPLAATSVPLGMFCDTRFPVQRLSLGESEGLFLYTDGLTERENHLGQEYGLERITRLVANRLAFAPEQVLAECLQDLRSHAPGGKLDDDLTLLMLRRAA, from the coding sequence ATGGCTACCGCAGAACACACCTATCTCCGTGCCGAGCTCGAAAAACGCCGCGAACGTCTTCAGTCTGCCGTCCACAGCGCCCACCGCGACGCATCTCTCAGCCAACTGCTTACCGATGTGGATGCGGCCCTGGCGCGCATGGACCACGGCATTTTCGGCGTCTGCGAATCCTGCAAGGGCACGATTGATCCCGAGCGAATCCTTTCGGATCCGCTCTGCAGGGTGTGTCTCTCCTGCCTCACCAAAGACGAGCAGCGCGCCCTGGAAAATGACCTGACGCTGGCCGGAAACATTCAGCGCGCGCTCCTTCCGGGAAAGGATTTTGCCGCTCCCGGATGGCGCATCGGCTACCACTACGAGCCTGCGGGGCCGGTCAGCGGCGACTACTGCGACCTCATCGCAACGCCGGCCGGCCTGCTCTTTCTTCTCGGCGACGTTTCCGGCAAAGGCGTGGCGGCTTCCATGCTCATGAGCCACTTGCACGCCACCTTTCGGAGCCTGGCTGGCGCGAATCTCGCGCTCGAACGCATGGTCGAGGCCGCCAATCGCCTCTTCTGCGAGAGCACACTCGCCAGTCACTATGCCACGCTCGTCGTCGGGCGTGCCTCCAGCGACGGCGCCGTGGAGTTTGTCAGCGCTGGGCACCCGCCCGTCCTGCATGTGCGCGCAGACGGCGTCACGCCACTCGCGGCAACCAGTGTGCCTCTGGGCATGTTTTGTGATACGCGTTTCCCGGTCCAGCGCCTCTCTCTGGGGGAAAGCGAGGGCCTCTTCCTCTACACCGACGGACTGACCGAGCGCGAGAACCACCTGGGCCAGGAATACGGGCTCGAGCGCATCACCCGGCTCGTCGCGAACCGCCTCGCGTTCGCACCCGAGCAGGTCCTTGCGGAATGTCTCCAGGATCTGCGCAGCCATGCCCCGGGAGGGAAACTCGACGACGACCTGACGCTCCTGATGCTGCGCCGCGCTGCCTGA
- a CDS encoding TonB-dependent receptor: MRRLSLLFAVLLLLAVTAHATLFGTVRGIVHDPQHRPVADAGVALKAKASDYSQVAQTDADGEFHFDAVPLGEYTITVTQASFVAEERTVTVLSGTAPILHFELKLASQSQSITVSAEDASAQTESVTPTNLVDREEIRQTPGASRSNSLALITNNVPGAYLTHDQLHVRGGHQVSWLIDGVPIPNTNIASNIGPQIDPKDIDMVEMQRGSYAADFGDRTYGVFNVAPRTGFERNNEAEIVASAGNFYQTDDQVNLGGHTNRFAYYASVNGNRTDLGLQTPTSAVIHDRANGYGGFGSLIYNPDARNQLRFVMQLRRDFYQVPFDPNNPDNTANQVQQDANRESDAYATFSWVRTFNPGLVLTVSPFYHFNRAAYESDFRDFPIATTDDRSSKYEGGQATLAYIKGRNNARVGVYGFGQQDDQLFDIGSSLQSISGFPDREVISGGMLALFAEDEFRVASWLTLSAGLRQTHFSGNLVENAASPRFGAAVRIPKLKWVFRGFYGHFYQAPPLLTASGPLLEFVTSQNLAFIPLHGERDEEHQFGVTIPLRGWTVDADTFRTRASNFFDHNCLQNSGVCFPITINGALIRGWELTLRSPRLYKRGQIYLTYSNQTVLGYGGINGGLTDFSPPSDYFLLDHDQRNTLHAGGTLDLPWHSYVSTDVYYGSGFANGDPPPSHLQGHTTWDLSLGKEFGEKFSVSMSAINVANRRVLLDNSETFGGTHYLNPREIFVQVRYRFHY; encoded by the coding sequence ATGCGACGTCTTTCGCTGCTGTTTGCTGTGTTATTGCTTCTTGCCGTTACAGCGCACGCCACCCTGTTCGGGACGGTGCGCGGCATCGTTCACGACCCGCAGCATCGTCCCGTCGCGGACGCCGGGGTCGCCTTGAAAGCGAAGGCCTCGGACTATTCGCAGGTGGCGCAGACCGACGCAGACGGAGAGTTCCACTTCGACGCGGTGCCACTCGGCGAATACACGATTACCGTTACGCAGGCTTCTTTCGTGGCCGAGGAGCGGACGGTCACCGTGCTCTCGGGCACAGCGCCGATCCTGCACTTCGAATTGAAGCTGGCCTCCCAGAGCCAGTCGATTACCGTCTCGGCCGAGGACGCGTCCGCGCAAACGGAATCGGTCACTCCGACGAATCTCGTGGACCGCGAGGAAATCCGCCAGACACCGGGGGCTTCGCGAAGCAACAGCCTGGCCCTGATTACGAACAATGTGCCGGGTGCGTACCTCACCCACGATCAGCTCCACGTCCGGGGCGGCCATCAGGTGAGCTGGCTGATCGACGGCGTGCCCATTCCGAACACCAATATCGCCAGCAACATCGGCCCGCAAATCGATCCGAAGGATATCGACATGGTGGAAATGCAGCGCGGAAGCTATGCGGCGGATTTCGGCGACCGCACCTACGGCGTATTCAACGTAGCGCCCCGCACGGGTTTCGAACGCAACAATGAGGCGGAGATCGTCGCGAGCGCCGGAAACTTCTACCAGACGGATGACCAGGTGAACCTCGGGGGGCACACCAACCGCTTCGCGTACTACGCCAGCGTAAACGGAAACCGCACCGATCTCGGCCTGCAAACGCCGACTTCGGCAGTGATTCACGACCGCGCCAACGGCTATGGAGGGTTCGGATCGCTGATCTACAACCCGGATGCGCGGAACCAATTGCGTTTCGTCATGCAATTGCGGCGTGATTTCTACCAGGTGCCGTTCGATCCCAACAATCCCGACAACACTGCGAATCAGGTTCAGCAGGATGCCAACCGGGAGAGCGATGCGTATGCGACTTTTTCATGGGTGCGCACGTTCAACCCCGGGCTGGTGCTGACCGTTTCGCCGTTCTATCACTTCAACCGCGCCGCATACGAAAGCGATTTCCGCGATTTTCCGATTGCCACGACGGACGATCGCTCTTCGAAATACGAAGGCGGGCAGGCGACCCTGGCTTACATCAAAGGCCGCAACAACGCGCGCGTGGGCGTGTACGGCTTTGGCCAGCAGGACGATCAACTCTTTGACATCGGCTCCAGCCTCCAGAGTATTTCCGGTTTTCCGGACCGGGAAGTCATTTCCGGAGGCATGCTGGCGCTGTTTGCCGAAGACGAGTTCCGCGTGGCCTCCTGGCTGACCCTGAGTGCGGGGCTGCGGCAAACGCATTTCTCCGGCAACCTGGTGGAGAACGCGGCCAGTCCGCGATTTGGCGCCGCCGTGCGCATTCCGAAACTAAAGTGGGTGTTCCGCGGCTTTTACGGCCACTTCTACCAGGCACCCCCGTTGCTGACGGCATCCGGGCCGCTTCTGGAATTCGTCACCAGCCAGAACCTGGCCTTCATCCCGCTGCATGGCGAACGAGATGAGGAGCACCAGTTCGGGGTGACGATTCCGCTGCGGGGCTGGACGGTGGACGCCGATACCTTCCGCACCCGCGCATCGAATTTCTTCGATCACAACTGCCTGCAAAACTCAGGCGTCTGTTTCCCGATCACCATCAATGGAGCGCTCATCCGCGGCTGGGAATTAACGCTGCGTTCCCCGCGTCTTTACAAGCGAGGCCAGATTTATCTGACCTATTCCAACCAGACCGTTCTCGGATATGGGGGAATCAACGGCGGGCTGACAGACTTCTCGCCACCCAGCGATTACTTTCTGCTCGACCACGACCAGCGCAACACGTTGCACGCTGGCGGCACGCTGGATCTGCCCTGGCACAGCTACGTCTCCACCGACGTGTACTACGGCTCAGGTTTCGCGAACGGGGATCCCCCGCCCTCCCACCTGCAGGGACACACGACCTGGGACCTGTCCCTCGGAAAGGAATTCGGAGAAAAATTCTCCGTTTCCATGAGCGCAATCAACGTGGCCAACCGGCGCGTGCTGCTCGATAACAGCGAGACTTTCGGCGGCACCCATTACCTCAATCCGCGTGAAATCTTCGTGCAAGTGCGCTACCGCTTTCACTATTGA
- a CDS encoding copper-binding protein, with product MKHLFSQILAALGALLFLAACSSAPEKHYPLQAEVVSVDVPKKMIVVSHGEIPGLMPAMTMGYMVAVPKEIEGLGPGDKITADLVVSDNKGQLEKIVLVQKAGKEQAPAAAPSAPPAPGTKDAPPSPR from the coding sequence ATGAAACATTTGTTTTCACAAATACTCGCAGCACTGGGAGCGCTCCTTTTTCTCGCCGCCTGCTCCTCCGCCCCTGAAAAGCACTATCCCCTCCAAGCCGAAGTAGTTTCCGTCGATGTGCCGAAAAAGATGATCGTCGTCAGCCACGGTGAAATCCCCGGCCTCATGCCGGCCATGACCATGGGCTACATGGTGGCCGTGCCAAAGGAGATCGAGGGGCTGGGTCCGGGCGACAAGATCACCGCCGATCTGGTGGTCTCGGACAACAAGGGCCAGTTGGAAAAGATTGTTCTGGTGCAGAAAGCCGGGAAGGAGCAGGCGCCGGCAGCCGCGCCCTCCGCCCCGCCAGCCCCCGGAACAAAGGATGCTCCTCCTTCGCCGCGCTGA
- a CDS encoding DUF190 domain-containing protein, whose protein sequence is MPHEKFQGERTLMRIHIGESDKWHGQPLHQAIVEMLRKEGFSGATVLRGVAGYGGSSVYHTDKILRLSQDLPIIVEIVEYQERIEAILPRLDEMVEGGLITLEKVRVILYRAAKK, encoded by the coding sequence ATGCCCCACGAAAAATTCCAAGGCGAGCGCACGCTGATGCGCATCCACATCGGGGAATCCGACAAGTGGCATGGCCAGCCGCTGCACCAGGCCATTGTGGAGATGCTGCGCAAGGAGGGCTTCTCCGGCGCCACGGTGCTGCGCGGCGTCGCCGGCTACGGCGGCTCCAGCGTCTACCACACCGACAAGATCCTGCGCCTCTCCCAGGACCTGCCCATCATCGTGGAGATCGTCGAGTACCAGGAGCGCATCGAGGCCATCCTGCCGCGCCTCGACGAAATGGTCGAAGGCGGCCTCATCACCCTGGAAAAAGTCCGCGTCATCCTCTACCGCGCCGCCAAGAAATGA
- a CDS encoding DEAD/DEAH box helicase, with protein sequence MSQPLALRAAAGSAAVLRLEGSTTRVLEVLDSFAARDTQGEILTAVRHFPAREAQWADLPAWTHADLAAAYAGKGIRRLYSHQAAAAEAIHEGKNVVVVTPTASGKTLCYNLPVLNAILGNTDTRALYLFPTKALAQDQLAELHDLNQRLDNRFGVFTYDGDTPSDARKAIREQGHIVLSNPDMLHTGILPHHTRWTRLFENLRYVVLDELHTYRGVFGSHLANVLRRLRRVARFYGRELQFICSSATIANPGDLAARLLEAEVSVLDSNGAPAAEKTFVFYNPPVVNRALGIRRSYINESSRVAQEFLKRDLQTIVFANSRLHTELLLTYLRQANRQPPGHPEKIHGYRGGYLPNERREIERGLRDGRIRGVVSTSALELGIDVGSLDTTVLAGYPGTIASTWQRAGRAGRRTGSSCAVLVASSAPLDQFIVRHPDYFFGNTPEHAFIQPDNLEILVNHLKCAAFELPIRPEERFGEVDVVELCARLAEAGYLHRAGAHWHWTHEAYPADTVSLRSVSSDNFVIVDITGAPEVIGEVDFTSALTTVHPKAIYLHAGQQYHVEHLDFTERKAYVKKVDADYYTDAIRYTQVRVLEIAAEARSAEARPELPASRAHGDVLVRSQVVGFKKIKFFTNENIGAGQLELPENEMHTTAYWITLERPLLESLPFTVSERQSGMFGLLHALESVATLLLMCDTRDLGTAIGERPPAPGAAVEDFAPTRMEEVVSANAKEFFEPNLYLYDAYPGGIGFSEPLFRVHELLLRQTRELIAACPCEQGCPSCVGPAGDLAPRAKEAALAILGRLCGGMHWEVAGNTGL encoded by the coding sequence ATGTCCCAACCCCTCGCCCTGCGCGCCGCTGCGGGCAGCGCCGCCGTGCTCCGCCTCGAGGGCAGCACCACTCGCGTCCTCGAAGTCCTCGATAGCTTCGCGGCGCGCGATACCCAGGGCGAAATCCTCACTGCCGTGCGCCACTTCCCCGCGCGCGAGGCGCAGTGGGCCGATCTGCCAGCGTGGACTCACGCCGATCTCGCCGCCGCCTACGCCGGAAAGGGCATCCGCCGCCTTTACAGCCATCAGGCTGCCGCCGCGGAGGCCATCCACGAGGGCAAAAACGTCGTCGTGGTCACCCCCACCGCGTCCGGCAAGACACTTTGCTACAACCTGCCCGTCCTGAACGCCATCCTCGGGAACACGGATACCCGCGCTCTTTACCTCTTCCCCACCAAGGCCCTCGCGCAGGACCAACTCGCCGAGCTGCACGACCTCAACCAGCGCCTGGACAACCGCTTCGGCGTCTTCACCTACGACGGGGACACGCCCAGCGACGCGCGCAAAGCCATCCGCGAGCAAGGCCACATCGTGCTCAGCAATCCGGACATGCTGCACACCGGCATCCTGCCGCACCACACGCGCTGGACGCGGCTGTTCGAAAACCTGCGCTACGTCGTGCTGGACGAGCTGCATACCTATCGCGGCGTCTTCGGCAGCCACCTAGCCAACGTGCTGCGCCGCCTGCGCCGCGTCGCGCGCTTCTATGGGCGCGAACTGCAATTCATCTGTTCCTCCGCGACCATCGCCAATCCCGGCGATCTCGCCGCGCGCCTGCTGGAAGCCGAAGTCTCCGTCCTCGATTCGAATGGCGCACCCGCCGCCGAGAAAACTTTCGTCTTCTACAATCCCCCGGTCGTCAACCGCGCCCTGGGCATCCGCCGCAGCTACATCAACGAGTCCTCCCGCGTCGCCCAGGAGTTCCTCAAGCGCGACCTGCAGACCATCGTCTTCGCCAACAGCCGCCTGCACACCGAACTGCTGCTCACCTATCTTCGACAGGCAAACCGGCAGCCTCCGGGACACCCCGAGAAGATCCACGGCTACCGCGGCGGATATCTCCCCAACGAGCGGCGCGAGATCGAGCGCGGCTTGCGCGACGGGCGCATCCGCGGCGTCGTCTCCACCAGCGCCCTCGAGCTGGGCATCGACGTCGGCTCGCTGGACACCACCGTCCTCGCCGGCTACCCCGGCACCATCGCCTCCACCTGGCAGCGCGCCGGCCGCGCCGGGCGCCGCACGGGCAGCTCCTGTGCCGTGCTGGTCGCCTCCTCCGCCCCGCTCGACCAGTTCATCGTCCGCCATCCCGACTATTTCTTCGGCAACACCCCGGAGCACGCCTTCATCCAGCCCGATAATCTGGAAATCCTCGTCAACCATCTGAAGTGCGCCGCCTTCGAACTTCCCATCCGCCCCGAAGAGCGCTTCGGCGAAGTGGACGTGGTGGAGCTCTGCGCGCGCCTCGCCGAAGCAGGCTATCTCCACCGCGCCGGCGCGCACTGGCACTGGACCCACGAGGCCTATCCCGCGGACACCGTGAGCCTGCGCTCGGTTTCCAGCGACAACTTCGTCATCGTGGACATCACCGGCGCGCCCGAAGTGATCGGCGAAGTTGATTTCACCAGCGCCCTCACCACCGTGCACCCCAAGGCCATCTACCTGCACGCCGGCCAGCAGTATCACGTCGAGCATCTGGACTTCACCGAGCGCAAGGCCTATGTCAAGAAGGTCGACGCCGACTACTACACCGACGCCATCCGCTACACCCAGGTCCGCGTCCTGGAGATCGCCGCCGAAGCCCGCTCCGCGGAAGCCCGCCCGGAGCTTCCGGCCTCCCGCGCTCACGGCGACGTCCTCGTCCGCTCGCAGGTCGTGGGCTTCAAGAAGATCAAGTTCTTCACCAACGAAAACATCGGCGCCGGGCAGCTCGAGCTCCCCGAAAACGAGATGCACACCACCGCCTACTGGATCACGCTGGAGCGCCCGCTCCTGGAATCGCTGCCCTTCACCGTCAGCGAACGCCAGAGCGGAATGTTCGGCCTGCTCCACGCCCTGGAATCCGTGGCCACCCTCCTCCTCATGTGCGACACGCGCGACCTTGGCACCGCCATCGGCGAACGCCCGCCCGCGCCCGGCGCGGCTGTCGAGGACTTCGCTCCCACGCGCATGGAAGAAGTCGTCTCCGCCAATGCCAAGGAGTTCTTCGAGCCCAACCTGTACCTCTACGACGCTTATCCCGGCGGCATCGGCTTCTCCGAGCCGCTCTTCCGCGTGCACGAGCTTCTGTTGCGGCAGACGCGCGAGTTGATCGCGGCGTGCCCTTGCGAGCAGGGTTGCCCCTCGTGCGTGGGCCCCGCCGGCGACCTTGCCCCGCGCGCCAAGGAGGCCGCGCTGGCGATTCTCGGCCGGCTGTGCGGCGGGATGCACTGGGAAGTGGCAGGGAATACGGGCCTGTGA
- the crcB gene encoding fluoride efflux transporter CrcB — translation MDGATLSRHGTGADVRIALIALFGAMGTLARYGLQGAVQFRTGGTFPYGTLLINLTGCFFLGLLGQLTLNRMMISPDLRTAMTIGFFGGYTTFSSFGWETAKMLEESEWLHATAYVGASVLIGLLLSVAGIRLANRF, via the coding sequence ATGGACGGCGCTACACTTTCCCGCCATGGGACCGGAGCAGATGTGCGCATTGCACTGATTGCACTGTTTGGAGCGATGGGCACGCTGGCCCGCTACGGCCTGCAGGGCGCGGTGCAGTTCCGCACCGGCGGCACTTTCCCCTATGGCACCCTTCTCATCAATCTCACCGGCTGCTTTTTTCTCGGCCTGCTCGGGCAGCTTACGCTCAACCGCATGATGATTTCTCCGGACTTGCGCACCGCCATGACCATCGGTTTTTTCGGCGGCTACACCACCTTCTCGAGTTTCGGCTGGGAGACGGCCAAGATGCTGGAAGAGAGCGAATGGCTGCACGCCACCGCCTACGTCGGCGCCAGCGTGCTGATCGGCCTACTGCTCTCCGTCGCGGGCATCCGCCTGGCCAACCGCTTTTAG